A single region of the Manihot esculenta cultivar AM560-2 chromosome 12, M.esculenta_v8, whole genome shotgun sequence genome encodes:
- the LOC110627373 gene encoding uncharacterized protein LOC110627373, which produces MGPFPKSLAFLQVPALSIRFLLFLTTLFPFTASFQPSIYDHLSQNGLPIGLLPKGITDFLVEPTTGHFQINLTQPCNAQFENQLHYDFNISGLLSFAKIGELSGVSQQELFLWFPVKGIRVDVPSSGLIYFDVGVVDKQFSLSLFENPIECTAVDPNDGPLAFRGSEDSKNQSRKLQFEMAQGDLTATS; this is translated from the exons ATGGGTCCCTTCCCCAAATCCTTAGCTTTCCTTCAAGTTCCTGCACTTTCCATCCGTTTCCTTCTCTTTCTCACTACCCTCTTCCCATTTACTGCGTCATTCCAGCCGTCCATCTACGACCACCTCAGCCAAAACGGCCTTCCCATAGGTCTCCTCCCTAAGGGAATTACCGACTTCTTAGTCGAGCCCACCACCGGTCACTTCCAGATAAACCTAACCCAACCTTGCAATGCCCAATTCGAGAACCAGCTTCACTACGATTTCAACATTTCTGGACTCCTTTCCTTTGCAAAGATCGGTGAATTATCCGGTGTGTCTCAGCAGGAgcttttcctttggtttccagTTAAAGGTATACGCGTTGATGTCCCCAGCTCTGGTTTGATATACTTTGATGTTGGAGTTGTGGACAAGCAGTTCTCTTTGTCCTTGTTTGAGAACCCCATTGAATGCACTGCTGTTGATCCTAATGATGGGCCCCTTGCTTTTCGGGGATCGGAGGACTCCAAG AATCAATCAAGAAAGCTTCAATTTGAAATGGCGCAAGGGGACTTGACTGCTACTTCATAG
- the LOC110627370 gene encoding biotin carboxyl carrier protein of acetyl-CoA carboxylase 1, chloroplastic isoform X1, which translates to MASSLSTTASASVSASAIAKTTANLPHYNTYALSRVSFTVSPTPNLRFFTKGLKLGHNSSTSVKAQLNEVRFFQRFSLEDIFANFRSSLDMLLGSFVHFKVAVDGSSKAAASPPTKSEVPPLEAKDAKSSNECSPPTLATEESISEFITQVASLVKLVDSRDIVELQLKQLDCELIIRKKEALAQPPSPAPVVMMQAPVPSPPQLMPPALPAAFPAASSPSSTPPPSPVPSAAKSLKPSLPPLKCPMAGTFYRSPAPGEPPFVKVGDKVQKGQVLCIIEAMKLMNEIEADQSGTIVEIIAEDGKPVSVDTPLFVIEP; encoded by the exons ATGGCGTCTTCGCTGTCCACAACTGCCTCCGCTTCAGTTTCAGCTTCGGCCATCGCCAAAACCACAGCCAATTTGCCTCATTACAATACTTATGCTCTTTCTAGGGTCTCATTTACCGTCTCTCCTACACCGAACCTCCGTTTTTTCACCAag GGTTTGAAGCTTGGTCACAACAGTTCGACTTCTGTGAAAGCCCAGTTGAATGAGGTAAGGTTCTTTCAGAGGTTTTCATTAGAGGATATTTTTGCAAATTTTCGTTCCTCCCTGGATATGCTTTTGGGGTCATTTGTTCACTTCAAGGTTGCTGTGGATGGATCCTCAAAAGCTGCTGCCTCACCTCCAACCAAATCAGAAGTACCACCACTGGAAGCAAAGGATGCTAAGTCATCAAATGAGTGTTCACCTCCAACTTTGGCTACAGAGGAGTCAATATCTGAATTCATTACACAAGTTGCAAGCCTTGTGAA GCTGGTAGATTCCAGAGACATTGTGGAGTTGCAGTTAAAACAACTTGATTGTGAACTGATAATCCGGAAAAAGGAGGCCTTGGCTCAGCCACCATCTCCTGCTCCAGTTGTTATGATGCAAGCACCTGTACCTTCACCACCACAACTTATGCCACCAGCCCTACCTGCAGCTTTCCCTGCAGCCTCTAGTCCGTCTTCCACTCCACCCCCATCACCTGTACCTTCTGCTGCTAAATCACTCAAGCCATCACTTCCACCACTTAAATGCCCTATGGCAGGCACATTCTACAGAAGTCCAGCACCAGGTGAACCACCTTTTGTGAAG GTTGGAGACAAAGTGCAGAAGGGACAAGTCCTATGCATTATTGAAGCCATGAAATTGATGAATGAAATAGAA GCTGATCAGTCAGGGACCATAGTTGAAATTATTGCAGAAGATGGCAAGCCAGTCAGTGTTGACACT CCTCTATTTGTGATTGAACCCTGA
- the LOC110627370 gene encoding biotin carboxyl carrier protein of acetyl-CoA carboxylase 1, chloroplastic isoform X2: MASSLSTTASASVSASAIAKTTANLPHYNTYALSRVSFTVSPTPNLRFFTKGLKLGHNSSTSVKAQLNEVAVDGSSKAAASPPTKSEVPPLEAKDAKSSNECSPPTLATEESISEFITQVASLVKLVDSRDIVELQLKQLDCELIIRKKEALAQPPSPAPVVMMQAPVPSPPQLMPPALPAAFPAASSPSSTPPPSPVPSAAKSLKPSLPPLKCPMAGTFYRSPAPGEPPFVKVGDKVQKGQVLCIIEAMKLMNEIEADQSGTIVEIIAEDGKPVSVDTPLFVIEP; encoded by the exons ATGGCGTCTTCGCTGTCCACAACTGCCTCCGCTTCAGTTTCAGCTTCGGCCATCGCCAAAACCACAGCCAATTTGCCTCATTACAATACTTATGCTCTTTCTAGGGTCTCATTTACCGTCTCTCCTACACCGAACCTCCGTTTTTTCACCAag GGTTTGAAGCTTGGTCACAACAGTTCGACTTCTGTGAAAGCCCAGTTGAATGAG GTTGCTGTGGATGGATCCTCAAAAGCTGCTGCCTCACCTCCAACCAAATCAGAAGTACCACCACTGGAAGCAAAGGATGCTAAGTCATCAAATGAGTGTTCACCTCCAACTTTGGCTACAGAGGAGTCAATATCTGAATTCATTACACAAGTTGCAAGCCTTGTGAA GCTGGTAGATTCCAGAGACATTGTGGAGTTGCAGTTAAAACAACTTGATTGTGAACTGATAATCCGGAAAAAGGAGGCCTTGGCTCAGCCACCATCTCCTGCTCCAGTTGTTATGATGCAAGCACCTGTACCTTCACCACCACAACTTATGCCACCAGCCCTACCTGCAGCTTTCCCTGCAGCCTCTAGTCCGTCTTCCACTCCACCCCCATCACCTGTACCTTCTGCTGCTAAATCACTCAAGCCATCACTTCCACCACTTAAATGCCCTATGGCAGGCACATTCTACAGAAGTCCAGCACCAGGTGAACCACCTTTTGTGAAG GTTGGAGACAAAGTGCAGAAGGGACAAGTCCTATGCATTATTGAAGCCATGAAATTGATGAATGAAATAGAA GCTGATCAGTCAGGGACCATAGTTGAAATTATTGCAGAAGATGGCAAGCCAGTCAGTGTTGACACT CCTCTATTTGTGATTGAACCCTGA
- the LOC110627371 gene encoding pathogenesis-related thaumatin-like protein 3.5 — protein MAPWNFLILLLISVSGSDAAVFTLSNRCRSTIWPGILSGAGKPQLMEGGFKLKPGQSVKVSAPQGWSGRFWARTGCSFDSSGRGKCITGDCGGILRCAGAGGEPPASLVEFTLNSPIDYYDVSLVDGFNLPVSVVPSGGGAGCKAAECVSVLNKKCPGSLQLKWNGQVVACKSGCLAFEKPEYCCTGAYSSPQTCKPTNYSKVFKTACPKAYSYAYDDASSTFTCKGANYWIRFC, from the exons ATGGCACCATGGAATTTTCTCATCTTGCTTTTGATCTCTGTCTCAG GTTCTGATGCTGCGGTTTTTACACTCTCAAATAGATGCAGGAGCACCATATGGCCTGGAATTCTGTCCGGCGCAGGAAAGCCTCAGCTAATGGAGGGTGGTTTCAAATTAAAACCAGGCCAATCAGTGAAAGTCAGTGCACCGCAAGGTTGGTCAGGCCGTTTCTGGGCTCGTACAGGGTGTTCATTCGACAGCTCTGGCCGCGGAAAATGCATCACTGGCGACTGTGGTGGCATTCTGAGATGTGCTGGAGCAGGTGGAGAGCCACCAGCTTCGCTTGTTGAATTTACCCTGAATAGTCCAATTGATTATTACGATGTCAGTCTAGTAGATGGCTTCAATCTGCCAGTTTCTGTGGTGCCTTCTGGTGGTGGAGCTGGTTGCAAGGCTGCTGAGTGTGTTTCAGTCCTGAACAAGAAATGCCCTGGGAGCCTACAACTGAAATGGAATGGTCAAGTTGTGGCTTGTAAGAGTGGTTGCCTAGCATTTGAGAAACCTGAATACTGTTGCACTGGTGCTTATAGTAGCCCTCAGACTTGCAAGCCAACAAATTATTCTAAGGTCTTCAAGACTGCTTGTCCTAAAGCTTATAGTTACGCCTATGATGATGCTTCAAGTACTTTCACCTGCAAAGGAGCTAATTACTGGATTAGATTCTGTTGA